Proteins encoded within one genomic window of Candidatus Giovannonibacteria bacterium:
- the map gene encoding type I methionyl aminopeptidase, whose protein sequence is MIIKNQKELEILREGGKKLAAVLAEVARRAIVGVSARELDALAEKLILKAGGKPSFKGYKVKDTLMPYPGSLCVSINDEVVHGLPTDRVLKAGDIVGLDIGMWYEGLCTDTALTVLVGGGTNKLIEATKKSLEIGIAEVRVGAHVGDIGYAIQKYLEKEASLPDGQGFSVVRELVGHGVGHAVHEDPEIPNFGKRGAGPELIEGMVIALEPMATDGSPKVKLAADGWTWLTRDGSRAAHFEHTVVVTKDGAEILTAIS, encoded by the coding sequence GCTGGAAATTTTGCGTGAAGGCGGCAAGAAACTTGCCGCCGTTTTGGCTGAAGTCGCGCGCCGCGCAATTGTCGGAGTCTCTGCCAGAGAATTGGACGCGCTTGCGGAGAAATTAATCTTAAAAGCCGGAGGCAAGCCGTCATTTAAGGGGTATAAAGTAAAAGACACGCTCATGCCTTATCCGGGCTCGCTTTGCGTTTCTATTAACGACGAAGTGGTGCACGGCTTGCCGACGGACAGGGTTTTGAAAGCCGGCGATATTGTGGGATTGGATATAGGGATGTGGTACGAAGGGCTATGTACAGATACCGCGCTGACGGTTTTGGTCGGCGGCGGGACAAATAAATTAATTGAAGCAACAAAAAAATCTTTGGAGATTGGCATCGCGGAGGTCCGCGTGGGGGCGCATGTTGGCGATATCGGATACGCGATTCAAAAGTATTTAGAAAAAGAAGCCAGCTTGCCGGACGGGCAGGGTTTCAGTGTGGTGCGCGAACTTGTTGGGCATGGCGTAGGCCATGCTGTGCACGAAGACCCAGAAATTCCGAATTTTGGTAAACGAGGCGCTGGGCCAGAGTTAATAGAGGGAATGGTGATTGCGTTAGAACCAATGGCAACAGACGGCAGCCCAAAAGTTAAACTCGCCGCCGACGGCTGGACGTGGCTTACCCGCGACGGCTCAAGAGCGGCGCATTTTGAACATACGGTTGTGGTAACAAAAGATGGCGCGGAGATATTGACAGCAATATCTTAA
- a CDS encoding glycosyltransferase family 2 protein, which produces MPKPDIYLSVIIPAYNEAERLPKTLRRFDEYFAAQPYSYEILVVNDGSRDGTAAVVNKMAGEIKNLRLIDRGKNMGKGHTVREGMLAANGRIRLFADADNATDISHFDKMRPLFDGGYDIVICSRDPKDAKGAKLVVRQPLWKELLGNLGNLYIQLLAVRGIWDTQCGFKAFRDYAAERIFSLAKVNRWAFDVEALALARKLNYKIGIVPANWVNDPRTAVRLSSYLHTLWEVFKISRNIRKSKYFL; this is translated from the coding sequence ATGCCGAAACCGGATATCTACTTGTCTGTAATAATTCCTGCGTATAACGAGGCGGAACGTCTGCCGAAGACATTGCGCAGGTTTGATGAATATTTCGCCGCGCAGCCGTACAGTTACGAAATTTTGGTTGTAAACGACGGCTCGCGCGACGGCACGGCGGCGGTTGTAAACAAGATGGCCGGTGAGATTAAAAACCTGCGGCTCATTGACCGCGGAAAAAATATGGGCAAGGGGCATACGGTGCGCGAGGGGATGCTGGCCGCCAACGGCCGAATTCGCCTTTTCGCCGACGCGGACAACGCCACGGACATTTCCCATTTTGACAAAATGCGCCCGCTTTTTGACGGAGGATACGATATTGTGATTTGCTCTAGAGACCCCAAGGACGCCAAGGGAGCAAAACTGGTTGTGCGCCAGCCCTTGTGGAAAGAACTCTTGGGTAATTTAGGCAATCTTTACATCCAACTTTTGGCTGTCCGGGGCATCTGGGATACCCAGTGCGGCTTTAAGGCGTTTAGAGATTACGCGGCCGAGCGGATTTTTTCTTTGGCCAAAGTCAACCGCTGGGCTTTTGACGTTGAGGCGCTGGCTCTTGCAAGAAAATTAAATTATAAAATAGGAATAGTGCCCGCGAATTGGGTAAATGACCCGCGCACGGCCGTCCGCCTTTCCAGCTACTTGCATACGCTCTGGGAGGTTTTTAAAATCAGCAGAAACATAAGAAAAAGCAAGTACTTCCTATGA